Proteins from one Brevibacillus humidisoli genomic window:
- a CDS encoding Rv1355c family protein, with translation MVWEMTEAEEIWRPVVMNLTREEDRNKFLSIRSSKKVWYTHDQIHALLRDLIKARASGRVVDEDEMQQEIGRVLDGLDPSEYGRWIYYPWSGRLVHMLPEREFQELRLDRNRHKLTHREQAKCAALTIGIVGLSVGNAVALTLAMEGMFGHLKLADFDTLDLSNMNRIRAGIHEIGLAKTVLAARQIYELNPYAQITLFHEGITEQNADHFLTSEPRVNVLIDECDSIELKYLLRERARALGIPVIMETSDRGMLDIERFDLEPNRPLFHGLGRADASSVGRTEAVLNITGIDTISTRAAVSMLEIGQTIANWPQLASDVMLGGAAVTAAVRCLALGQPLSSGRRYVDLQDILDGEPEGKKDMPPTPPHDSRSVEVLSAVSEAAAALSAPASGERDRLSTDADASGEGDAAVPELIRFVVEHAILAPSMGNRQPWRFSYSDGLLWVVLVPERADSLLDPSRRASCLALGAAIENIAIAAAYRNHAVLVKPFPLPGNPLAAAALRLLPADPSSLAEQAALFDLLRLRSTNRSSAERRPLTTDQRQQFLRVPLSEHVSLRMVTEDEDIGKAAEIVAAGTRLALLNPLLHQEIITMLRWSPKQADQTRDGIDTRTLQLRGAEKAVLQLLARPDVAAELRELGLGQAIVASVKNQVASTAAIGLVTVENNSLETWLETGRCFQRIWLAAVKMGISVQPIASWIYLFGRLDHHIESIFTSQESTLIGELHSRLKALYQLGSASEPAVLFRLFYGNAPTVKSQRLSIDQVFCSGFPPDGGEER, from the coding sequence ATGGTCTGGGAAATGACAGAGGCTGAAGAAATTTGGCGACCGGTCGTCATGAACTTGACAAGGGAGGAGGACCGAAACAAATTCTTGTCCATCCGTTCTTCCAAAAAGGTCTGGTACACACATGACCAGATCCATGCACTGTTGCGCGATCTGATCAAGGCACGCGCCAGCGGGAGAGTAGTGGATGAAGACGAGATGCAGCAGGAAATCGGCAGAGTGCTAGATGGTTTGGATCCAAGTGAGTACGGCAGGTGGATCTATTATCCATGGTCCGGAAGATTGGTTCACATGCTGCCTGAACGTGAATTCCAAGAGCTTCGTCTGGATCGCAATCGTCACAAACTGACCCACCGGGAGCAAGCGAAGTGTGCAGCGCTCACCATTGGCATCGTCGGTTTGTCAGTAGGAAATGCTGTCGCTCTCACCCTTGCCATGGAAGGCATGTTTGGTCACCTGAAGCTGGCCGACTTTGACACATTGGACCTCTCCAACATGAATCGAATTCGCGCGGGGATCCATGAGATCGGACTGGCCAAAACCGTTTTGGCTGCACGGCAGATTTATGAGTTGAATCCTTATGCACAGATAACATTGTTTCATGAAGGGATCACGGAACAAAATGCGGATCACTTTTTGACGTCTGAGCCGAGAGTGAATGTCCTGATCGACGAGTGTGACTCCATCGAACTGAAGTACCTGCTGCGGGAGAGGGCACGCGCGCTTGGGATCCCGGTGATCATGGAGACGAGTGACCGTGGGATGCTTGATATCGAACGGTTTGACCTGGAGCCGAACAGGCCGCTGTTCCATGGTTTAGGTAGGGCGGATGCCAGCTCTGTGGGCAGGACCGAGGCTGTGTTGAATATCACCGGGATCGATACGATCTCCACCCGGGCCGCTGTATCCATGCTGGAGATCGGACAGACGATCGCGAACTGGCCGCAGCTAGCCTCGGATGTGATGCTGGGTGGGGCAGCAGTCACGGCAGCCGTTCGCTGCCTCGCCTTGGGGCAGCCGCTCTCATCAGGCAGACGATACGTTGATTTGCAAGACATACTGGATGGAGAGCCGGAGGGAAAAAAGGATATGCCGCCCACACCGCCTCACGATTCCCGCTCTGTGGAGGTTTTATCTGCTGTCAGTGAAGCTGCAGCCGCGCTGTCTGCTCCCGCTTCAGGCGAACGGGACCGCCTCTCAACGGATGCGGATGCCAGCGGGGAGGGGGATGCGGCTGTACCCGAATTGATCCGGTTCGTGGTGGAGCATGCGATTCTCGCCCCCTCGATGGGAAATAGACAGCCATGGCGCTTTTCCTATTCGGATGGGCTGCTCTGGGTGGTTCTGGTGCCGGAGAGAGCGGACAGTCTTCTCGATCCAAGCCGTCGTGCGAGCTGCCTGGCTCTGGGGGCGGCGATTGAGAACATCGCCATTGCCGCAGCCTATCGCAATCATGCCGTCTTGGTGAAGCCATTTCCACTGCCAGGCAATCCGTTGGCTGCTGCAGCGCTTCGGCTGCTGCCGGCAGATCCATCCTCTCTGGCTGAGCAAGCAGCCTTGTTCGATCTGTTGAGACTGCGGTCGACCAATCGTTCCAGTGCAGAGCGTAGACCGCTGACGACAGATCAACGACAGCAGTTCTTACGGGTCCCTCTCTCTGAACACGTCAGCCTGCGGATGGTGACAGAAGATGAGGACATCGGTAAAGCGGCTGAAATTGTCGCAGCCGGAACCCGTCTGGCGCTGCTCAATCCGCTGCTTCACCAGGAGATCATCACAATGCTGCGTTGGTCACCCAAACAGGCGGATCAGACCAGAGATGGGATTGACACCCGAACCTTGCAGCTGCGTGGCGCGGAAAAGGCCGTCTTGCAATTGCTGGCGCGTCCTGATGTTGCGGCGGAGCTTCGTGAGCTAGGACTGGGACAGGCGATTGTGGCCAGTGTCAAAAACCAGGTGGCGTCGACAGCTGCAATCGGACTCGTCACAGTGGAGAACAACTCTTTGGAGACATGGCTGGAAACAGGCCGCTGCTTTCAAAGGATCTGGCTTGCAGCGGTCAAAATGGGGATAAGTGTCCAGCCGATCGCGTCCTGGATCTACCTATTCGGACGGCTTGATCATCATATAGAAAGCATCTTTACTTCTCAAGAGAGTACGCTGATTGGGGAATTGCACAGTAGACTAAAAGCTCTCTACCAACTGGGATCTGCATCCGAACCGGCGGTGTTGTTTCGTCTATTTTACGGGAATGCGCCAACCGTGAAGTCGCAGCGATTGTCTATAGACCAGGTGTTTTGCAGCGGATTTCCGCCAGATGGAGGGGAAGAGCGATGA
- a CDS encoding N-acyl amino acid synthase FeeM domain-containing protein — MIGRIERIQTAAQLDQLYQFRHQVFVGEEGHLPPSADGRITDRFDAYPTTYNFAAFVDDVIVAGLRMNLPSEWGTPADEYFDFAAYLPDPLSCCAGGSMLCIARRYRRSRALFTGLLGLFYYWTISYGLTHVYAVANPERQSFFVKSGFRCLTPAFFHQQKQLDCLPVALSMKELPEPYRTFVDGLIATHGLHQDLSIEFELLGKGRYRKDSQAIQNG, encoded by the coding sequence ATGATTGGGCGCATTGAAAGGATCCAAACAGCGGCACAGCTCGATCAACTGTATCAATTCAGACACCAGGTATTTGTAGGGGAGGAAGGGCACTTGCCGCCTTCTGCTGACGGACGGATAACGGACCGGTTTGACGCCTACCCAACTACTTACAACTTTGCGGCTTTTGTTGATGATGTGATCGTAGCCGGACTGCGGATGAACCTCCCTTCCGAATGGGGCACACCTGCAGATGAATATTTTGATTTTGCCGCTTATCTGCCAGACCCGCTGAGCTGCTGTGCCGGCGGCAGCATGCTCTGCATTGCCAGACGGTACAGGCGGTCAAGAGCGTTGTTTACGGGGCTCCTCGGCCTGTTTTACTACTGGACCATCTCATACGGACTGACCCATGTGTACGCCGTTGCCAATCCCGAACGGCAATCATTCTTTGTCAAAAGCGGTTTCCGCTGTCTAACCCCAGCCTTCTTTCATCAGCAGAAGCAGCTTGACTGCTTGCCCGTGGCGCTTTCGATGAAGGAGCTGCCAGAGCCTTATCGAACGTTTGTAGACGGTCTCATCGCGACTCATGGTTTGCATCAGGATCTTTCGATTGAGTTTGAATTACTGGGAAAAGGGCGGTATCGCAAAGATAGTCAGGCCATCCAAAATGGATGA
- a CDS encoding alpha/beta fold hydrolase: MECRISDITLHYEVHGSGKPVVMLHGFSLDHRVMTGCLEPIFADRPGWKRIYLDLPGMGRTQAADWIESSNDMLAIVLKAIDQLIPEERFLVIGESYGGYLARGIVSQRMEMVDGIALICPMIVAEREMRELPPAGMVFVQDTNLLAGLDQREAAEFTSVAVVQDEYNWQRFRNEILAGSLLADAAFLERLRKQYAFSFNPDQLPVPFRKPALFLMGRQDASTGYRDAWKILEQYPRASYAVLDRAGHNLQSEQRRLFEVMVSEWLDRVEEAAAQQP; encoded by the coding sequence ATGGAATGCCGTATTTCAGACATTACCCTTCACTATGAAGTGCACGGGTCAGGCAAGCCGGTTGTCATGCTTCATGGATTCTCATTGGACCATCGCGTGATGACAGGCTGTCTGGAACCGATCTTCGCCGATCGGCCGGGGTGGAAACGGATTTATCTGGACCTGCCGGGTATGGGAAGGACCCAAGCGGCTGATTGGATTGAAAGTTCGAACGACATGTTGGCAATTGTGCTGAAAGCGATTGATCAGCTAATCCCAGAGGAACGATTTCTGGTAATAGGGGAGTCGTATGGAGGGTATCTGGCGAGAGGTATCGTTTCGCAGCGGATGGAGATGGTTGATGGTATCGCGCTCATCTGTCCGATGATCGTGGCGGAGCGTGAGATGAGAGAACTGCCGCCTGCCGGTATGGTTTTTGTGCAGGATACGAATCTGCTCGCGGGATTAGATCAACGTGAGGCAGCAGAGTTTACTTCCGTAGCCGTGGTTCAGGATGAGTACAACTGGCAGCGCTTCCGGAATGAGATTCTTGCGGGATCACTGTTGGCGGATGCTGCCTTTCTTGAGCGGCTGCGAAAACAGTACGCTTTCTCGTTTAACCCTGACCAGCTTCCGGTACCTTTCCGCAAACCAGCACTATTCCTCATGGGGCGCCAGGATGCCTCGACAGGTTATCGAGACGCGTGGAAGATTCTTGAACAGTATCCCAGGGCCAGCTATGCCGTGCTCGACCGGGCCGGACATAACCTGCAGAGCGAACAGAGGCGCTTGTTTGAGGTGATGGTTAGCGAGTGGCTGGACAGAGTGGAGGAAGCGGCAGCACAACAGCCCTGA
- a CDS encoding SPL family radical SAM protein, giving the protein MEHNENVRSDLGVLKLAKKVFEEITAKQTMNRVKEPRMPFDWSINPYRGCTHGCSFCYARNTHSFLGMNADDSFQNHIFLKRNAAEALENQLAKLARKHGGDLRQLAQEVGMVTIGTATDPYQQVEGKAKLTRECLKVLARYQIPTSITTRSPLILRDLDILQEIPLTSINISINTLDTELYRRLEPATSFPFKRLETVEQLVSHDLPAGIFLAPILPYLTDGAYDLEELIAAAKRHRAAFVTPSVLRLVPEVKAWYFSVLKQHHPNLLPAYQELYRSTYPPREYTAPLMERVYALLGHYELSPVVPTKPNRQPVESAASSPIDECHGQRVEQLSFLF; this is encoded by the coding sequence ATGGAACATAATGAGAACGTACGTTCCGATCTGGGGGTGCTCAAGCTGGCCAAAAAAGTGTTTGAGGAAATAACCGCAAAACAGACGATGAACCGCGTAAAGGAACCGCGGATGCCTTTTGATTGGTCGATTAATCCGTACCGCGGGTGTACGCATGGCTGCAGTTTTTGCTACGCTCGCAACACTCACTCGTTTTTAGGGATGAATGCAGATGATTCGTTTCAAAATCACATTTTTCTAAAGAGGAATGCTGCGGAGGCACTGGAGAATCAGTTGGCCAAGCTGGCTCGCAAGCACGGGGGCGATCTGCGGCAGTTAGCGCAAGAGGTTGGGATGGTTACGATCGGGACGGCAACCGACCCCTACCAGCAGGTAGAAGGAAAGGCCAAGCTGACCAGAGAATGCCTGAAGGTGTTGGCCAGGTATCAGATACCAACGTCGATCACGACCCGCTCGCCGCTGATTCTGCGAGATCTGGACATCTTGCAGGAGATTCCACTCACTTCGATCAACATCAGTATCAATACGCTTGACACTGAACTGTACCGCCGCTTGGAGCCAGCGACCAGTTTCCCGTTTAAGCGGCTGGAAACGGTTGAGCAGCTTGTGTCACATGATCTGCCGGCGGGAATCTTCCTCGCTCCGATCCTGCCCTATCTGACGGACGGAGCTTACGATCTGGAAGAACTGATCGCGGCAGCCAAGCGGCATCGTGCAGCTTTTGTGACGCCGTCTGTGCTGCGACTGGTTCCCGAGGTGAAAGCGTGGTACTTTTCTGTACTGAAGCAGCATCATCCGAACCTGTTGCCCGCGTATCAGGAACTATATCGCAGTACGTATCCGCCTCGCGAGTACACCGCACCGCTCATGGAAAGGGTGTATGCCCTGCTTGGTCACTATGAGCTGTCTCCGGTTGTGCCGACCAAGCCGAACCGACAGCCAGTGGAATCCGCAGCCAGCTCTCCCATTGACGAATGCCATGGACAAAGAGTGGAGCAGCTTTCCTTTTTGTTTTAA
- a CDS encoding S-layer homology domain-containing protein, which translates to MKIQKMLFALLLVFSVMSGSAAAENSATMMEDGRVQITLEFADVNEAKWALQHIADMQSKKVLQGFPDGTFRPNQPISRVEAVVTAVRLMGLEEEAQSVSSATPLHFKDAEQIANKYPWATGYVVIALENGLFDFSEDKIQPDKPASRVWVSVLLVRALGLQDDALGEMTTVPAFKDAKEIPAGAVGYVNVAVEKGLVSGYPDGTFKPNKHVTRAEMAAFLDRTDDQLPGESDPSNEDGTKVVLPELPAIEDHLNGDDIREFKLELESSADGKLEIAYVRKADKTEAKIEQKANSREEKQSGDEAVSAVEQLLEDFALHPDMAQEEVAGRVLDVLNVDHFTTLKLELEFANGTEVEIEDQGDDQEEVEVPEAPAGIREFILEVESAGDKKLEVKYKRDEDKTEAKYESETNSGEEKVTGEAAVSKVEELLQTLDLGPDMGREELLEEVESALGLSEIEELKIKVIFANGQKVEVELEKEKDDKHDDDDDQDDDEENDEDDDDDKDDDED; encoded by the coding sequence ATGAAGATCCAAAAAATGCTGTTTGCATTGCTGCTCGTTTTTTCTGTTATGAGCGGGAGTGCGGCCGCTGAAAACAGCGCCACTATGATGGAGGACGGCCGTGTACAGATTACGTTGGAATTCGCCGACGTGAACGAAGCAAAGTGGGCTTTGCAGCATATAGCCGACATGCAGTCGAAAAAAGTGCTGCAGGGATTTCCAGACGGTACATTTCGACCCAACCAACCGATCAGTCGGGTGGAAGCTGTCGTGACTGCCGTTCGTCTGATGGGCTTAGAGGAAGAAGCGCAGTCGGTCTCCTCTGCTACACCACTGCATTTTAAAGATGCGGAACAGATCGCCAACAAGTACCCGTGGGCAACAGGATATGTTGTGATTGCTTTGGAAAACGGACTGTTTGATTTCTCCGAAGACAAGATACAGCCGGACAAGCCAGCTTCTCGTGTCTGGGTATCCGTGCTGCTGGTCCGTGCTTTAGGTTTACAGGATGATGCGCTTGGCGAGATGACGACGGTTCCTGCTTTTAAAGATGCCAAAGAAATTCCGGCAGGTGCTGTCGGATATGTAAATGTCGCCGTAGAGAAGGGATTGGTAAGTGGCTATCCCGATGGCACGTTTAAACCAAACAAACATGTAACACGTGCAGAGATGGCTGCTTTTCTCGACCGTACCGATGATCAGCTGCCCGGCGAATCGGACCCATCCAATGAAGATGGGACAAAAGTAGTGCTGCCCGAGCTTCCGGCTATAGAGGATCACCTCAATGGCGATGATATCCGTGAGTTTAAGCTGGAGCTGGAATCGAGCGCAGACGGGAAACTGGAGATTGCATATGTCAGGAAGGCAGACAAAACAGAAGCAAAAATTGAGCAGAAAGCGAACAGTAGAGAAGAGAAACAAAGCGGAGACGAGGCCGTAAGCGCCGTTGAACAGCTTCTTGAAGATTTTGCTCTGCACCCGGATATGGCTCAAGAAGAAGTAGCGGGAAGAGTACTGGACGTGCTAAACGTCGATCACTTCACAACGTTAAAACTTGAGCTTGAATTCGCCAATGGTACAGAGGTAGAGATAGAAGATCAAGGAGATGATCAAGAGGAGGTAGAGGTTCCCGAGGCTCCAGCAGGGATTCGGGAGTTTATATTGGAAGTAGAGTCAGCGGGAGATAAAAAACTGGAAGTAAAGTACAAGAGAGACGAGGACAAAACGGAAGCAAAATATGAGAGCGAAACGAACAGCGGTGAGGAAAAGGTAACGGGTGAAGCAGCTGTTAGTAAGGTAGAGGAACTGCTACAAACACTCGATTTGGGGCCCGATATGGGGCGTGAGGAGCTCTTGGAAGAAGTTGAATCCGCTCTGGGGCTCTCGGAGATAGAGGAATTGAAGATTAAGGTTATCTTCGCAAATGGCCAAAAAGTAGAGGTAGAACTGGAAAAAGAGAAGGACGATAAACACGACGACGATGACGATCAGGATGACGACGAAGAGAATGATGAGGACGACGATGATGATAAAGACGATGATGAGGATTGA
- a CDS encoding GNAT family acetyltransferase translates to MSIAIRSFAMSDYEPVIRLWCRAELEISRSDSYEQIQKKLQRDPELFLVAVEGNKIIGAVIGAYDGRRGWVYHLAVDSDEQRKGVGYAMMKELESRFQAIGCEKVNLLIEPNNAQVQGFYERLGFQSDELIFMEKWVERTKREINTKS, encoded by the coding sequence ATGTCTATTGCGATCCGATCATTTGCGATGAGTGATTATGAACCTGTGATCCGGCTGTGGTGTAGAGCAGAGCTGGAAATATCCCGATCGGACAGCTACGAACAAATCCAAAAGAAGCTGCAACGAGATCCGGAACTGTTCCTGGTCGCGGTTGAAGGCAATAAGATCATCGGTGCCGTAATCGGCGCATACGATGGACGGCGGGGCTGGGTGTACCATCTGGCTGTCGACTCGGATGAGCAGAGAAAGGGCGTCGGCTACGCCATGATGAAAGAGCTGGAAAGCAGATTTCAAGCCATCGGCTGCGAAAAAGTAAACCTGTTAATCGAGCCAAACAATGCCCAGGTGCAGGGGTTTTACGAGAGGCTTGGTTTCCAGAGTGACGAGCTGATCTTCATGGAGAAATGGGTCGAGCGTACAAAAAGGGAGATCAACACAAAGAGTTGA